A genomic stretch from Sulfurimonas sediminis includes:
- a CDS encoding EAL domain-containing protein, protein MFRKMQLKTRLYITLGGLIVLIFITGEWSLWKSSQINKRVDNIYTQEVIPLENISHLKGALYRIRDRSLRLIDTKDKNIISKHKKVIQEQEKRIKQELEIYDNTRLSKEEKLELQKFKTNFQKYLTIIKKQIYPKLMQSNEKTLENILYKKAILEFRKAREALNRLSEYQIRRAKLRHQHSQEIYYKQMITIQIILLIIISFSIYFAKSLMGSIVEPIRQINDVLAKITHEDFSKRINISSHDELGKMSGMLNNSIATLQRTFQELSLLVNNDRITNLPNRKSFYEVVEKYLSSERNHHSLFAVMFIDVDNFKNINDTYGHTIGDKLLEIIAKRMKSCIRENDMLARLGGDEFAIFLQDIKNNIIAGNIANKIIDIIQKPIYINRHTIFTSVSIGIYVSGQQNLSQEKILSYADIAMYAAKNSGKSQYSYFNQDMYKQVEKEALIEIQLRDAIKNQEFLVYFQPIVEPKTEALYGVESLLRWKKEGEIISPIYFIKQLESNGMILDITYMLIEKVFDMIERNKFSSIVSINLSILQFYDENFIPFLKRQLEKYKNVNPDNIYFEITESIFAQNNDLILSTMELVKKLGFKFSLDDFGTGYSSLSYIKDYPINTLKIDKKFVDNLLEDIKAQELLEGIVHLAKTLHLTIIIEGVEDVATLKIVTNHSNVKIQGYYYYKPMPQEEFERLLS, encoded by the coding sequence ATGTTTAGAAAAATGCAACTCAAAACCAGACTTTATATAACACTCGGCGGTTTAATAGTTCTGATATTTATCACTGGAGAATGGAGTTTATGGAAGTCTTCTCAAATTAATAAAAGAGTTGATAATATTTACACGCAAGAAGTTATTCCTTTGGAGAATATTTCTCATTTAAAAGGTGCTCTGTATAGAATAAGAGATAGAAGTTTAAGACTTATTGATACTAAAGATAAAAATATTATATCTAAGCATAAAAAAGTCATTCAAGAACAAGAAAAAAGAATTAAACAAGAACTTGAAATATATGATAATACAAGATTATCGAAAGAAGAAAAACTAGAACTGCAAAAATTCAAAACAAATTTTCAAAAGTATCTGACAATTATAAAAAAGCAAATATATCCAAAACTTATGCAATCAAATGAAAAAACATTGGAAAACATTTTATATAAAAAAGCAATTCTTGAATTTAGAAAAGCAAGAGAGGCACTCAATCGTCTCTCAGAATATCAAATAAGACGAGCAAAACTCCGTCATCAACATTCGCAGGAAATATACTATAAACAGATGATTACTATTCAAATAATATTATTAATTATTATAAGCTTCAGTATATATTTTGCAAAATCACTGATGGGTTCTATAGTAGAGCCAATTCGTCAAATTAACGATGTGTTAGCAAAAATTACTCATGAAGATTTTTCAAAAAGAATTAATATTTCATCTCATGATGAGTTAGGTAAAATGTCTGGAATGTTAAATAATAGTATTGCAACATTACAAAGAACTTTTCAAGAACTTTCTTTACTTGTAAATAATGATAGGATCACAAATTTACCAAATCGAAAAAGTTTTTATGAAGTAGTTGAAAAGTACTTAAGTTCAGAGAGAAACCATCATAGTCTATTTGCTGTAATGTTTATAGATGTAGACAATTTTAAAAATATTAATGATACCTATGGACATACAATAGGGGATAAACTTTTAGAAATTATTGCAAAGCGTATGAAATCCTGTATTAGAGAAAATGATATGCTAGCCCGTTTAGGAGGAGATGAATTTGCTATATTTTTACAAGATATTAAAAATAACATTATTGCTGGTAATATAGCAAATAAAATCATAGATATAATTCAAAAACCGATTTACATTAACCGACATACTATTTTTACATCTGTTTCTATTGGTATCTATGTGTCTGGACAACAAAATCTTTCACAAGAAAAAATTCTTTCATATGCAGATATAGCAATGTATGCAGCAAAAAATTCAGGAAAATCACAATATAGTTATTTTAATCAAGACATGTATAAGCAAGTTGAAAAAGAGGCATTGATTGAAATACAATTAAGAGATGCTATTAAAAACCAAGAGTTTTTGGTTTATTTTCAACCTATTGTTGAACCAAAAACAGAGGCTCTTTATGGTGTTGAATCTTTATTAAGATGGAAAAAAGAGGGTGAAATAATTTCTCCAATCTATTTTATAAAGCAACTCGAAAGTAACGGTATGATACTTGATATAACTTATATGCTGATAGAAAAAGTATTTGACATGATAGAACGTAACAAATTTTCTAGTATAGTCTCCATTAATCTTTCTATTTTACAGTTTTACGATGAAAATTTTATTCCTTTTCTTAAAAGACAATTAGAAAAATATAAAAATGTCAATCCTGATAATATATATTTTGAGATTACAGAGAGTATTTTTGCACAAAATAATGATTTGATTCTTAGCACTATGGAACTTGTTAAAAAACTAGGATTTAAGTTTTCTCTAGATGATTTTGGAACTGGGTACTCTTCTTTATCTTATATTAAAGATTATCCAATCAATACTTTAAAAATAGATAAAAAGTTTGTAGATAATCTTTTAGAAGATATAAAAGCTCAAGAATTACTAGAAGGTATTGTTCACTTGGCAAAAACACTTCATTTGACAATTATTATAGAGGGTGTTGAAGATGTTGCCACTTTAAAAATTGTTACAAATCACAGCAATGTTAAAATTCAAGGGTATTATTACTATAAACCAATGCCTCAAGAAGAGTTTGAAAGACTTCTTAGTTGA
- a CDS encoding methyl-accepting chemotaxis protein: MLKNITIKQQLLIVPIIISLAFIYLYYAIDSNLDKLEDKSLKASVANKIVKEMLEARINEKNYIRRQDAKYAQELKMLVQQSLQRAKELKNSFEDPQNKELVNSVIVNIEQYFKLFEKFQQTRDALLKEQSVMVKEAQDVENIAYKVQKIQKKQLEQVIQKSKNITIIADEIEEASLADKIVKELLLMRIAEKNYLRRKDIMYQDQVEEYIKKITKLALHVKQVLDSPKNKQMLENILQALKEYKQAFYTFSELREKSFKINTQMKKEAREAQEALVSLREDQKKEKEQLANNLQIQLITLFVAIGLGVIIFMLFISTVISKNLMQIANAAKNLASGDGDLTKRIHIEGKNELSLVAKYINDFIQKVQNAISEAKNVSTEASSISNELSATSLEIGRRVEDEASLVKSINSDTEQTTQEASFVDNTVTSMYDISQQSFDALRQTTQKINELIATVKDSSVKEEELSLKMQELKESTNDVKSILELIGDIAEQTNLLSLNAAIEAARAGDHGRGFAVVADEVRKLAERTQKSLTEINATINVVTQAVDEASDDMQENATEIAEAAKQASDVEENIDNVMDSIEKSKTMAQESSEAVDKLKNRVIDISEKMTKLNDVSITNARSVEEIAAAAEHQNDIIEKLNSQLSSFKS; the protein is encoded by the coding sequence ATGTTAAAAAACATTACTATTAAACAGCAACTTCTCATTGTTCCAATTATTATATCTCTTGCTTTTATCTATCTGTATTATGCCATTGATTCTAATCTTGACAAACTAGAAGACAAGAGTCTGAAGGCTTCTGTTGCGAATAAGATTGTAAAAGAGATGTTAGAAGCCAGAATCAATGAAAAAAATTATATACGAAGACAAGATGCAAAGTATGCACAAGAGTTGAAAATGTTAGTACAGCAAAGTTTACAAAGAGCAAAAGAATTGAAAAATAGTTTTGAAGACCCTCAAAATAAAGAGCTTGTAAATAGTGTCATTGTAAATATTGAACAATACTTCAAGTTATTTGAAAAATTTCAACAGACAAGAGATGCTTTATTAAAAGAGCAGTCTGTTATGGTTAAAGAAGCACAAGATGTGGAAAATATAGCTTATAAAGTACAAAAAATTCAAAAAAAACAGCTTGAACAGGTTATTCAAAAATCAAAAAATATTACAATTATTGCTGATGAGATAGAAGAAGCATCACTTGCTGATAAGATAGTCAAAGAACTTTTACTCATGCGAATCGCTGAAAAAAATTATCTCCGTCGTAAAGATATTATGTATCAAGACCAAGTAGAAGAGTACATTAAAAAAATTACAAAACTTGCTTTACATGTAAAGCAAGTTTTAGATAGTCCAAAAAACAAACAAATGCTTGAAAATATTTTGCAAGCTTTAAAAGAGTATAAACAAGCATTTTATACTTTTAGTGAATTACGAGAAAAATCATTTAAAATAAATACACAAATGAAAAAAGAAGCAAGAGAGGCTCAAGAAGCTTTAGTTTCACTAAGAGAAGATCAAAAGAAAGAGAAAGAACAACTTGCTAATAACTTGCAGATACAGTTAATAACTCTTTTTGTTGCAATAGGTTTAGGTGTTATTATTTTTATGTTATTTATTTCAACAGTGATAAGTAAAAATCTTATGCAGATTGCAAACGCAGCGAAAAATCTTGCTTCAGGTGATGGAGACTTGACAAAACGCATACATATAGAAGGAAAAAATGAACTCTCCTTAGTTGCCAAATATATTAATGACTTTATTCAAAAAGTGCAAAATGCAATTAGTGAAGCAAAAAATGTGAGTACAGAAGCATCATCTATATCAAATGAACTTTCAGCTACTTCATTAGAAATAGGAAGAAGAGTAGAAGATGAAGCAAGTTTAGTTAAATCTATCAATAGTGATACTGAGCAGACAACACAAGAGGCAAGCTTTGTGGATAATACTGTTACAAGTATGTATGATATTTCTCAGCAGTCATTTGATGCATTACGTCAAACAACGCAAAAAATCAATGAACTTATAGCAACTGTTAAAGATTCTAGTGTAAAAGAAGAAGAACTTTCATTAAAAATGCAAGAACTAAAAGAGAGTACAAATGATGTAAAAAGCATACTTGAACTCATTGGAGATATTGCAGAACAGACAAATCTTCTCTCTTTAAATGCAGCGATAGAAGCAGCACGAGCAGGAGACCATGGTCGTGGTTTTGCCGTTGTGGCTGATGAAGTACGAAAACTTGCAGAAAGAACACAAAAAAGTTTAACAGAGATTAACGCTACTATCAATGTGGTGACACAAGCAGTTGATGAGGCCAGTGATGATATGCAAGAAAATGCCACAGAAATTGCAGAGGCTGCAAAACAGGCAAGTGATGTTGAAGAGAACATAGATAATGTAATGGATAGCATAGAAAAATCTAAAACAATGGCACAAGAGAGTTCAGAAGCAGTAGACAAACTAAAAAACAGAGTTATAGATATTTCTGAGAAAATGACAAAATTGAATGATGTTTCTATTACGAATGCAAGAAGTGTAGAAGAGATTGCAGCGGCTGCAGAACACCAAAATGATATCATAGAAAAACTCAATTCTCAGCTGAGTAGTTTTAAAAGTTAA
- a CDS encoding chemotaxis protein CheB, whose translation MRKLILIGASTGGPGHIKKIITQLNNITTESSFIIAQHMNKDILKSFVDQLSTCTKLPVYLVQDKKVIEPASIYVCNESLRFSSIHPLILESIDEETIYVPSIDTLFHSATKCLPDYGIIAIILTGIGDDGMLGIDTLYKKGALCIAESQSSAKVYGMPKAASEHNPNIEVMDIEDIVKFLHNV comes from the coding sequence ATGAGAAAACTAATACTTATAGGTGCATCAACCGGTGGTCCTGGGCATATTAAAAAAATTATTACTCAATTAAATAATATAACAACGGAATCATCGTTTATTATTGCACAGCATATGAATAAAGATATTTTAAAAAGCTTTGTTGACCAGCTTTCTACCTGCACAAAACTCCCCGTTTACCTTGTTCAAGATAAAAAAGTAATCGAACCTGCTTCTATTTATGTCTGTAATGAAAGTTTAAGATTTTCATCAATTCATCCACTTATATTAGAATCTATAGATGAAGAGACAATATACGTTCCTAGTATAGATACATTATTTCACTCAGCAACAAAATGCCTGCCTGATTATGGAATTATAGCCATAATATTAACAGGTATAGGGGATGATGGAATGTTGGGAATAGATACTCTTTATAAAAAAGGAGCTCTGTGTATAGCCGAAAGTCAAAGTAGTGCCAAGGTGTATGGAATGCCAAAAGCAGCCTCTGAACATAATCCAAACATTGAAGTCATGGATATAGAGGATATTGTGAAGTTTTTACATAATGTTTAA
- a CDS encoding CheR family methyltransferase: MFNIFSNKAIQDIEQSSEVFTVDTHDSMELYSYIETKSGIELDINKPIIKQKIIDYCKKHNIKSFATLLNKIKIDEFFFKRFVTLITINETYFFREAEQIKNALYVYKKQNSSCLDILCLPSSTGEEVYSTIIIALEMHLNNFRVVGVDIDQVVIQKAREGIYNERSVHRIEEDILEKYFTIKNNNYNIKESIKKYAIFTQCNLFEESLSTIGKFDIIFSRNMFIYFNDAKKILAYKQLEKLKKYNDTKIYLGHADISSSLDNYIRRQK, encoded by the coding sequence ATGTTTAATATTTTTTCAAATAAAGCAATACAAGATATAGAGCAATCTTCTGAGGTTTTTACTGTAGATACTCATGATTCAATGGAACTATATAGCTATATAGAAACAAAGTCTGGTATAGAGTTAGATATAAATAAACCAATTATAAAACAAAAAATAATTGACTATTGTAAAAAACATAATATAAAATCATTTGCAACATTATTGAATAAAATAAAGATAGACGAGTTTTTTTTTAAAAGGTTTGTAACACTTATAACTATTAATGAGACCTATTTTTTTCGTGAAGCAGAACAGATTAAAAATGCTCTTTATGTATATAAGAAGCAAAACAGTTCATGTCTTGATATACTGTGTTTACCATCTTCAACTGGAGAAGAGGTTTATAGTACTATTATTATCGCTCTTGAGATGCATTTGAATAACTTTCGAGTTGTAGGTGTTGATATAGATCAAGTGGTTATACAAAAGGCGAGAGAGGGTATATATAATGAACGATCTGTTCATAGAATAGAGGAAGATATTTTAGAAAAATATTTTACAATAAAAAATAATAATTACAATATTAAAGAGTCTATAAAAAAATATGCTATTTTTACACAATGTAATCTTTTTGAGGAGAGTTTATCAACTATAGGTAAGTTTGACATAATCTTTTCTAGAAATATGTTTATCTATTTTAATGATGCGAAAAAAATTTTAGCATATAAACAGTTAGAGAAACTAAAAAAGTATAATGATACAAAAATATATCTTGGACATGCAGATATTTCAAGCAGTTTAGATAATTACATACGGAGACAGAAATGA
- a CDS encoding transporter — protein MKKLSLTMLFIGVVNINLYAETLIADRPGFSTGTYTVAPGMFNIEMGYNYTFDTVSSKNDTQDFPLFELRTGITENLEFDFLLDGWSTTKDFTERISSDITIAGKYSFLENEIYNISFMTLITFPTGTENDFKPKNISPLFGLLWDYTVDASVSLFGTFQASTYRDEKRIYDFQPAVGATFSHTDKFASYIELYFIVPSSSSIITEVIDGGFTYLLRDNIQLDINGGLGLNNESKDFLGFGIAIGF, from the coding sequence ATGAAAAAGCTTTCTTTAACAATGCTATTTATAGGTGTAGTGAATATAAACTTATATGCAGAAACACTAATTGCTGACAGACCAGGATTTAGCACAGGGACATATACTGTTGCACCAGGTATGTTTAATATTGAGATGGGGTATAATTATACTTTTGATACAGTTTCATCGAAAAATGACACACAAGATTTTCCTCTTTTTGAACTTCGTACCGGTATAACTGAAAATTTAGAGTTTGATTTTTTGCTAGATGGATGGAGTACCACAAAAGATTTTACAGAGCGTATAAGTTCTGATATAACTATAGCTGGAAAATATAGTTTTTTAGAAAATGAGATATATAATATTTCATTTATGACCCTCATTACATTTCCAACAGGTACTGAAAATGATTTTAAACCAAAAAATATTTCACCACTTTTTGGATTGTTATGGGATTATACAGTAGATGCAAGTGTGTCGCTTTTCGGAACATTTCAGGCAAGTACCTATAGAGATGAAAAACGTATTTATGATTTTCAACCGGCAGTTGGAGCAACATTTTCGCATACAGATAAATTTGCGAGCTATATTGAACTGTACTTTATAGTACCATCTTCCTCAAGTATCATTACAGAAGTAATTGATGGAGGTTTTACATATCTGCTTCGAGACAATATACAACTTGACATAAATGGAGGATTAGGGCTCAATAATGAGTCTAAAGATTTTTTAGGATTTGGTATAGCAATCGGATTCTAA
- a CDS encoding sensor histidine kinase, with amino-acid sequence MLDDIHPLKEPENLQDIQKFIQEINKIIIYLKQKNKVVQSFNSNIAHELKTPLTQLKTNLEYFLYYTSLDKNISYEIQNFIKKINTLENIISQMLYVSNNNIKQLHTSMQRVFLNDIIYKILQEKEKNIKNKKLNIDTEINQAISIHGHLELLEHAIGNIIDNAIKYSLEQQKIKIILRKRNNFINLTIVDNGIGIDKKDLKLIFHPYYRGKNTLSNNDGYGLGLSLATWIFELHSASIKIRSQKGKGTFVAVKFYTS; translated from the coding sequence ATGTTAGATGATATACATCCATTAAAAGAACCTGAGAATTTACAAGATATTCAAAAATTTATTCAAGAAATAAATAAAATTATCATTTATCTAAAACAAAAAAACAAAGTAGTACAATCCTTTAATTCTAACATAGCGCACGAGCTAAAAACCCCCTTGACACAACTCAAAACAAATTTAGAATATTTTTTATATTATACGTCTCTTGATAAAAACATATCTTATGAAATACAAAATTTTATAAAAAAAATTAATACTCTTGAAAATATAATTTCTCAAATGCTTTATGTTTCCAATAATAATATTAAACAACTGCATACTTCCATGCAAAGAGTTTTTCTCAATGATATTATTTATAAAATACTTCAAGAAAAAGAAAAAAATATTAAAAATAAAAAATTAAACATAGACACAGAAATAAATCAAGCAATCTCTATACATGGTCATTTAGAATTATTAGAACATGCAATAGGAAATATAATAGACAATGCTATTAAATACTCTTTAGAGCAACAAAAAATAAAAATTATTCTTAGAAAAAGAAACAACTTTATTAACCTTACAATTGTAGATAATGGAATAGGTATTGACAAAAAAGATTTAAAATTAATTTTTCATCCATATTATAGAGGTAAAAATACTCTATCTAATAATGATGGCTATGGTCTTGGGCTCAGCCTTGCAACTTGGATTTTTGAACTTCATAGCGCTTCCATAAAAATTCGAAGTCAAAAAGGCAAAGGTACTTTTGTAGCAGTGAAATTTTATACAAGTTAG
- a CDS encoding response regulator — MNVLLIEDDKKLVQILEKGLKEEGFILDSIDSIYLANEYLQIKKYDVIILDKILPDGDGSSLCLKMRENDNNTPLLMLSACNTSDDIVDGLNKGADDYLTKPFRFVELVARIRALSKRSNNLKSHILKVYDITLNIMSREVKKGEETIYLRNNEFNLLLLLMKRKNHVVPKTEIIDYIWNMENFIDPNLLNVTIYNLRKKIENPKDKKVIQTIRGIGYKIVE; from the coding sequence ATGAATGTTCTACTGATTGAAGATGATAAAAAATTAGTACAAATATTAGAAAAAGGCTTAAAAGAAGAAGGTTTTATTCTTGATTCAATTGATTCTATATATTTAGCAAACGAATACCTGCAGATAAAAAAGTATGATGTTATTATATTAGACAAAATTTTGCCTGACGGTGATGGTAGTTCTTTGTGTCTTAAAATGAGAGAAAATGACAACAATACACCTCTGTTAATGCTTAGTGCCTGTAATACATCTGATGATATAGTCGATGGTCTCAATAAAGGAGCTGATGATTATCTGACAAAACCTTTTCGTTTTGTTGAGCTTGTTGCTCGTATTCGTGCTCTTTCAAAGCGTTCAAACAATCTAAAAAGCCATATATTAAAAGTATATGATATAACACTCAACATAATGTCTAGAGAAGTTAAAAAAGGAGAAGAAACAATTTACCTCAGAAACAATGAGTTTAATCTTCTATTACTTCTTATGAAAAGAAAAAACCATGTTGTCCCTAAAACAGAAATTATTGACTATATATGGAATATGGAAAATTTCATAGACCCAAATCTACTTAATGTAACAATCTATAATCTTAGAAAAAAAATAGAAAATCCAAAAGATAAAAAAGTCATACAAACAATTAGAGGCATTGGTTATAAAATTGTTGAATAA
- the rseP gene encoding RIP metalloprotease RseP — MSWIVSLLVLSGLIFFHELGHFTVARLMGVYVEVFSIGFGKRLFTFRAFNTEWSISAIPLGGYVKMKGQDDADPTKKSYDSDSYNSKTPLQKILILLAGPAANFILAFLLYFIIALGNPQVLAPVVGTVVKDSPAYVAGLESNDTIMSINGKKITTWKEMAEMIAAAKGTVALKVDRNGYIKFIKLEPKLQDAKNMYGEDVKRKMIGISAAGVMHEQKLDFTDKLKYATDQTLFASTLIFTGLKKLIMGDVPASEMGGVISIVKLTSDATAVGWMSVLFFAGLISVNLGVLNLLPIPALDGGHIMFNLYEMLFRREPSEKVVINLTIAGWVILFGLMGLGIFNDINRLVG, encoded by the coding sequence ATGAGTTGGATTGTTTCACTCTTAGTCCTCTCCGGACTTATATTTTTCCACGAGCTTGGACACTTCACGGTTGCCCGTCTTATGGGTGTCTATGTAGAAGTTTTCAGCATCGGTTTTGGCAAACGCCTTTTTACCTTTCGGGCTTTTAACACCGAATGGAGCATTTCGGCCATTCCTCTTGGCGGCTATGTCAAAATGAAAGGCCAGGATGATGCTGACCCAACCAAAAAAAGCTATGATTCTGACAGTTATAACTCCAAAACACCTTTACAAAAGATTCTCATTCTTTTGGCAGGTCCTGCGGCAAATTTTATTCTGGCTTTTTTGCTGTATTTCATTATAGCACTTGGCAATCCTCAGGTTTTAGCCCCTGTTGTGGGAACGGTTGTCAAAGATTCTCCTGCATATGTTGCCGGACTCGAGTCCAATGATACCATTATGAGCATCAACGGCAAAAAAATAACAACATGGAAAGAGATGGCTGAGATGATAGCTGCGGCAAAAGGCACTGTTGCTTTAAAAGTAGACAGAAACGGCTACATCAAATTTATCAAGCTTGAACCAAAACTCCAAGATGCAAAAAATATGTACGGCGAGGATGTCAAACGAAAAATGATAGGTATCTCTGCAGCCGGTGTCATGCATGAGCAAAAACTTGACTTTACAGACAAACTCAAATATGCCACAGACCAGACTCTGTTTGCTTCTACTCTGATTTTTACAGGATTGAAAAAACTCATCATGGGAGATGTACCGGCTTCTGAAATGGGTGGCGTGATTTCCATTGTAAAACTCACATCCGATGCAACGGCAGTCGGCTGGATGAGTGTTTTGTTTTTTGCAGGACTCATCTCTGTTAATCTCGGTGTGTTAAATCTGCTCCCTATTCCGGCACTTGACGGCGGGCATATAATGTTTAACCTGTATGAGATGCTTTTTAGGAGAGAACCGAGTGAAAAAGTTGTCATCAACCTGACAATAGCCGGATGGGTGATATTGTTTGGGCTTATGGGACTTGGAATTTTTAACGATATAAATAGATTGGTAGGATAA